From the Desulfovulcanus ferrireducens genome, the window TGGGGCAGGGGAAAATTCCTTTTGTGGAGTTTTTTGCCGGCTTAGAATCTTTGGAATTGAAGCCAGGATTTACCTTAGAACCACATTCTGCTGAAGACTTGGCTTACAGTTTAAATTTTATGCACGCTAACCGGTTCTGGTTTTCTCTACTGGGAGTGAAAAAAAATTCCGTTCGTGACTTAGCCTTTAAACTCAAATAAGTTGGGGTTTGAAACCCACTTTGCCGACACTTTAAATTCCTGTGGCCACTTGGGCAAAGAAGTAAAGTCGTAACCGGGCCAAGATAGCTGCCAGGCATGCAAAAGCAGTGGATATGGCTCATGATGACCATAACGAAAGTCCCCAACAATGGGATGGTTCCTCGTGGCCAATTGGACTCGCAACTGGTGAGTACGACCCGTTTCCAGCCTTAGAGCAAGTAAACTATAGCCTGAAATTACGCGTAGCAAAAAAGCCCAGCTCCTGGCCTGCTTTCCTTTTGAAGAAATCACCACTTTTTTGGCTATGTAACTGGCAGGTTCTTTATTTCTCTGCTTTTCAACTTCCTTTCGTACAAGTAACTTATTTTCCAATTTGACCCACTTTCTGTAAGGCCAAACCCCTCTAACCCAAGCCAGGTAAAGCTTATTCACCTTACTTGACCAAATTTTTTGCATAGCCCGTAAAAAAGAAAAAGACTTGGCCACAAGAAGCAAACCCGAAGTATCCTTATCCAGACGATGGACAGGAGTCGGAGGGAAGTGACATTCCGCAAACTGAGTTCTTAAGCGGAGGACGACTGAATCTTTGTGCCCACTGCCAGGATGAACAGGCAGACCGGATGGTTTATTAATCACTAGAAACTGTTCATCTTCATAGACAATATCCAGTTTCTGATGAGATAAAATTTTACTTTCTGACTCTACACCGGAGACGTGAGGTGGTATGCGCACCTTTTGACCTGCTCTCAGACGCCCAAAAGGTTTGGCTCTTTTACCATCTATTCGGACTTGGCCGGTCCTTATCCAGCGCATTAGGGCTGAATAAGGGATTTTTTTCCTGGTTTTGCGCTGCAAAAAAGAAATAAGTTTTTGCCCGGCCTCTTCGGGCTTAATAAGCAGGTATTGCACTTCAGGCACTTTTCTTCACTCACGCTGTTCAAACGCATCTGCCAAAAATCAAAATTTACATTCTAGGGACACTAGAGAAGCGGGGAATTTATTGTTTTTTCTCCAATTCTGCCCGTCTCCGATTCCTCGTTCCTCGTTCCGCTACTTACCACCGGAAGGAGTGGCTAAATCCAATGTATAAGAGACAATAATTGTTTTTCTCTTCTTAAAACCAGTCATACCAGGATGGGTATTCACACAGACAACTAGTTCTTTGTGCCCGTCCGCGTTTAGATCGTAAACGCCATAGTCCACAATGGAGCCTTTGATGCGCCTGGTTTTCCAAAAAATATTGAGTCCAATCCCATCCCAGTACAGACAGTGGATTTCACCTTGGGGGAAAAAGCGGTAGCGACTAAAAAACTGCGAAGAAACAGATATAGGTCGACTGACCAAAAGTTCATAGCGATTATCTTTATCCAGGTTGATAGGCAGAAGCCTTGCGGGGATGTAATAAAAATCGGGGTCAGTGTCTTTGTTTTTACCCAGGCCGGGAATGGTTTCGTCCTGAACCAGACCCAGAGAGGAGGCAGCATACACTTCATCGGTTGAAGCCTGCAGGGCCTTGGTTGACGAATAAACCCGCAGATGGTCCCCGTCGTCAGCAACAATAATTTTATAGTCAGCACCTTGCGGGAGGTAAGTAAAATTAAAAACATTTGTTTTTTCCGGTACAGGGATGTGTCGCCCTAATTGATACTCTCCTCCCATTTTTACTACTTCGTAAACGCTGTCCGGCATAAAAAGACGTCCTCTGCCTGGTCTCTGTCCAATCAAGGTTGGCATATATTCAGGTGGAGTACGGACAACATTGAGAAAAAAAGGTATCTTCTCTGCTTTTACAGAGAATTTTTTGTCTCCAAAGTTGAGGATAAAGGAGCGCACAAATTCATCCTGAATGGCCGAAACTATGATTTCCTGGTAGCCATCGCGGTTTAGATCCATGAGATTGATGTTTAAACATTGATAACTGACAGGAGTCTTATACTCGGCAAGAGGGAAAAGGCGGTTGTTGACCAGAGCATAGGCGTAAACCGTGCGGTCATCCAGGACAAAAATCTCATTCTTGCCGTCATTATCTGCATCGCCCACGACCATGCCAATAGCAGAAAATTGCAAGGCCTGGCTACGCCAGCGGCCAGGTGTATTGGGTGAGCCTCCATACCGGAATTGGGGATTTAGATAAAATTCCTGACTAGGGGCATCCTCATTAAATATAAGTTCCGGGTTCATGCGGTTGATAATATTTTTATTGGCAACACTTTCCTGTTTCTTTTCAGACCGTTTAAAAATTTGCCCGTTTATTTCCCGGGCAATCTTTTCCAGGGAAGGAATAAGCTCATCCAGGGTAGTTTGCACATTATAAGGATTAAGGTTTCCTTGCCGGTCTATGACCTGGACATCCAGGCTGCATTGTTTGCCCATAATCGTAATGGAGCCAAAGATCAGATAATCCGAACCAATCTTTTGCAAAGCAGCCCTAGCCTGTTCTTTGGACTGTGGAGAAACAACTCCGGTGCTTTTAATCTTTGACTGGTCAACAGGAGTGAAGTGCTCAGGCCAGGTAAGTCTTGTAGTTAGCATGGCCTGAGTTCCCATGGACAAATACTGGTATTCCTGAGGACCAAAAATCTTAAACGGCAGTACAGTAAAGGTCTTTTGTTGCCCGGCAAAAGCGCAAAAAGCCATGGCCAATAGAGCCAGAAGAGTTAACACAACGCGTTTAAGCATAAGGACTTTCCTCCTTTTTGAGTCTCGAGTAAGCTTAAGTATTTAGAGTGCCTAATGGTTAGAGTTCGTAAAATGCTTATAGCCTCGTTGCCAATGGATTTATATCTTATTTTTTGACATACTTAAGGTTCAAGACTAGAGTCTTTTATGTCAGTTCGTCAAAGGCTATCTAGCAGTTTCTTTTTTGCTAGGCAAATACAATTCACTTTAGTGCCTGTGGCCAAACCCTATATTTTAACCGCTGATTGAAAGTCCTGGTTTCTGAAATGCATTACAAACGGCTTGGGTAACCCATCTTAGGGAAGCTTGCGGATAAGCAGAGCATCGGGATGAAAGGGCTAAATACTTTGCGATATTGACCATAACTATCGATAATAAAAAGAATATTTGTTTCACCAAAGTATCCCATTATGCTCTGTCCGCAAGCAAGTGCTAGATGGGTCCAAGTCTTTGTACCAGCATAAAAGAAACCAAGACTGAAAGAAACCTTATTTCTCCTCACAATGGATAGACGCTATTTTCGTTTAGTATGCTCAAAACAGGATGTGCCCCTGGTAGAAGAACTCCTCTTAGCAGAAGGTTTTGAATTTGAACCCGTGGAATTCTTCCCCCTGGCCCGTAAATTGATCAGGGCCCCGTTTAGCCTGGGGAATTCAATAGCTGCTTTTTTTGGACTTATTTATATCCAGGACAAATCCTCGATGCTCCCTCCTCTGTGCTTAAATCCCCCAAAACAGAGTGTGGTTTTAGATTTGTGCGCCAGCCCGGGAAGTAAAACCGGCATGTTGGCACAACTGGTTGGAGAAGAAGGATTGGTAATAGCCAATGAACCCAATGGGACGAGGCTGGCCACCTTACGCCAAAATCTATTGCAGACGAATCTCTTGAATGTAGTCACCACCAGGTATCCGGGCCAGGAATTCCCTTTAGATATTTGCTCCTTTGACTACATTCTTTTGGATGTTCCCTGCAGTGGCTGGGGCACCGTTGAAAAGCACCCTAGTGTAATCAAAATCTGGACAGAAGACAAAATAGGCCCACTTATAAATTTACAAAAAAAACTTTTGGCTCAGGCGGCCAGCCTCCTGTTACCAGGAGGCAAGCTGGTGTATTCCACTTGCACAACCAATGTTTTAGAAAATGAGGCCCAAATTGAATGGGCAGTAAAAAATCTGGACCTGGAAATCGTACCGCTTCCAAAAGTTAAAGGGGTTGAATATGAGGAGGAACAAAAGGAATTTGCCGCACAAGATACTTTACGCATAGACGGACAGAAATCTGACAGCCAGGGTTTTTTTATCGCCTGCTTGCAAAAAAAAGGGGAAAAACAAGAAATAGACAGTACCCCCAAAAAAGTTGCCTGGCAAAAGGCCAGGGAGAAAGAATTTTCACCCT encodes:
- a CDS encoding RluA family pseudouridine synthase; translated protein: MPEVQYLLIKPEEAGQKLISFLQRKTRKKIPYSALMRWIRTGQVRIDGKRAKPFGRLRAGQKVRIPPHVSGVESESKILSHQKLDIVYEDEQFLVINKPSGLPVHPGSGHKDSVVLRLRTQFAECHFPPTPVHRLDKDTSGLLLVAKSFSFLRAMQKIWSSKVNKLYLAWVRGVWPYRKWVKLENKLLVRKEVEKQRNKEPASYIAKKVVISSKGKQARSWAFLLRVISGYSLLALRLETGRTHQLRVQLATRNHPIVGDFRYGHHEPYPLLLHAWQLSWPGYDFTSLPKWPQEFKVSAKWVSNPNLFEFKG
- a CDS encoding FG-GAP repeat domain-containing protein encodes the protein MLKRVVLTLLALLAMAFCAFAGQQKTFTVLPFKIFGPQEYQYLSMGTQAMLTTRLTWPEHFTPVDQSKIKSTGVVSPQSKEQARAALQKIGSDYLIFGSITIMGKQCSLDVQVIDRQGNLNPYNVQTTLDELIPSLEKIAREINGQIFKRSEKKQESVANKNIINRMNPELIFNEDAPSQEFYLNPQFRYGGSPNTPGRWRSQALQFSAIGMVVGDADNDGKNEIFVLDDRTVYAYALVNNRLFPLAEYKTPVSYQCLNINLMDLNRDGYQEIIVSAIQDEFVRSFILNFGDKKFSVKAEKIPFFLNVVRTPPEYMPTLIGQRPGRGRLFMPDSVYEVVKMGGEYQLGRHIPVPEKTNVFNFTYLPQGADYKIIVADDGDHLRVYSSTKALQASTDEVYAASSLGLVQDETIPGLGKNKDTDPDFYYIPARLLPINLDKDNRYELLVSRPISVSSQFFSRYRFFPQGEIHCLYWDGIGLNIFWKTRRIKGSIVDYGVYDLNADGHKELVVCVNTHPGMTGFKKRKTIIVSYTLDLATPSGGK
- a CDS encoding RsmB/NOP family class I SAM-dependent RNA methyltransferase — translated: MDRRYFRLVCSKQDVPLVEELLLAEGFEFEPVEFFPLARKLIRAPFSLGNSIAAFFGLIYIQDKSSMLPPLCLNPPKQSVVLDLCASPGSKTGMLAQLVGEEGLVIANEPNGTRLATLRQNLLQTNLLNVVTTRYPGQEFPLDICSFDYILLDVPCSGWGTVEKHPSVIKIWTEDKIGPLINLQKKLLAQAASLLLPGGKLVYSTCTTNVLENEAQIEWAVKNLDLEIVPLPKVKGVEYEEEQKEFAAQDTLRIDGQKSDSQGFFIACLQKKGEKQEIDSTPKKVAWQKAREKEFSPYTCLDKPEFGSFYNFEQKVFFLPDKAVSLLGDKIKWQGTYVGKNKKDKIIIHPRLRRLAPGYEKNRGLNISEIKTLKGLISGQSLICPGQSRMALPFYWKKMPLGWLKLKKERCFWSER